The genomic region agtagtgaagcATAAATcttccccatgattaactcccctaatcatCCACTAATCCTtagttaggaaactactcactcattatcatggaaaacatgttaacaatggtatcaatcatcttaacaagtataaacaagagggaagagtgaaacaataaacaataattaagtaaagagtaaaggaataccaatattaagatgaacaaatgaaaaagaaagaataatacaagagaacttgattgattgttGAAGAGTTGTCAATTGTCCAAAtgataacccaataatcttcaattacctaataagaaatcttgaacaatagttaagaaaagattaaaatgcgatttgtggaatgattaaagactaatctattcttatctactcctaatgagagctttTCCCTCACTAAGAGGGCTTAATTGCTCCTTAGAGGACATAATCCTCAACTTATTACAAAGAGAGTATATATAGtgatacaaggattaggttaactaagggcttaaatgacgattagacccTTTAATTTATGTCCAAAGCCTTGCAAGTCCTGAGAAGGGACGCTCGACCTCTTGCTCAAAGATAATCATGGTGTATGGGGAGACGCCAGGCCTGGCATGGGGGACGCCCGGACCGACTTTGGGTCGCCCGTCCTCAagagcttttcttcttcttcttggttAGCTGCCTCGTGATTCttggggatcattgaggagccGTGGGGGTCCTTTGTCATTGCTCATTTCCTTGTTTTATTGACTAAGGCCTTTAGTGTTAATCTCCTCTTCATTGCTTGGTCATTATATgccatcaatttagctccgcttcactccatctagccaagttagtgctcttctcctaaAAAGGACACCAAacttcatagaatatgcatagaaggaaGCTAAAGATGAGAAATGACCataatacatactaaaaagcataggaactaggctagttatgGAACTAAATGCGCgcaaataggagtcacatcaaatatccccaaactgaacctttccTTGTCCCGAGAAAAGCGGTGACTAAAACAATGAcctttattaatactactagccaatgtgagacaattagcgggtctcactccgccccttcaactcacaacaagacatccatgaggtaagatgccttcttgcaaggcaaggtggggctttgccaaaatggcgatgcatcccaacatttaagcacacaagaaCAAGTAAAAGAATGCATCAACAAAAGAatggccactttcctcatctaagtggcggaaatcatctacaagggaagcaaattaagggtacacactccatcatagatattggttctccaagttactaagcctaAGAGGATACAaataagtcacctccaagttgtgtcaaacgatactactttcgtccacaatcgctaaatggtTTTCTCAAGAGTAGGGTccttatggcgttagaaacactactggatcgcggaattccccctcttgtctagacaagaaaAAGGGTCATCCGATTTCCACCATGCaataagatcaatggataaaagggttcAAGATtttttgagtttcacaatggtagtttgctttttgatttgtttttcccccctaAATGTCAGCAAATGGGTCAAGGTCATGGTGAACATTATCATAACTACCATTACCACTTTTGCAATTCATCTCAATCTCAACCTCAgcatctttttctttttcaacggAATAACTAGCATTCCCATTTGTCCGTTGCTCCACCATCACTTCTATATCTTTATACACTCCAGCCCTCACTTGCTCTGTGACTTGCTCTGTGATCTTCTAGGTAAGCTTCTCCACAAACTCCTTTGACATTACTCCCTTACTTCGATGTTTTTTTGCATTTGCCAAAATATTGCTTATGCCCCACTCGACCCCCAACACCTCTCACACGACCATAATGCTCATCAGTTCCAAGTGTTTTTGTTAATTCATCAACTTTTCCACTAGGTACAAACTCCCCTTTCTTGACCATTTCATTCACCATTTTATGCAAATACAATATCATTATTAGCAGAAAAAAATCTACCAACAATATATGATGAAATTAGGTGTAACCTTCCTTCAAAAAAAAGAAATTAGCTGTAAACAAAAAACTCACAAGGCCTTCTATTTTTTTAGTCTCAGAATTTAAACATTCCCCATCTTTCTCTACTCTTCCCTCTATCCATAAGTCACCTCGTTTTAAAGTAGTTGGGGATTGACTACTTTTGCCCTGAGTCGTCGACCTCAGCATCCTTGTCTATTTCTTTCTCTTTCAGTTTTTTTTCCAATTTCCACCTTGTGTTCCTATATCCTCCACGAGATATCCTGTGGGAGTATTCATTCTTCAACTGCCTCTCTGCAGCACTCTTACTTATAGCCTGAAAAAATAAAATTACTTATCAAATATGATAATATTTTTaagtaaaaaattaaaatatatacTAAATGTTAACTACTCACTTGAAATTCTGTCGTCGTACGCTTCTCTTTAAACCTTTTCCATACCTTAGATGTAATGTAAGGATACTTCTTTGTCGGATCAATCTCAACAGGCAACTTTCTTTTTTTaggatctgtggacatacaacaaAGTCAACTTTGACTTAAAGTTTATCCATGTAGTATTAGCAATGCTGATAACTTGCTTCTTTTTTGTATCTGGAACATTAAAAATTGTATACAAAAAGCAAATGGTTATTAACAGtcagtttatatatatatatgtatttgTTAATAAACAGGTCATAAGCAGGGAGTTCTTACCAAAACCTCTTCCCAAATCTTCAGCTTAAGATCCTCACCTACATGCTTCCATGTAGGAATATCAATCGGCACTTTTGCGCGTCCTATTAGACCAGCGTAACTCGTATACTTAGCACCAATTTTTTCAATTGGCTCACCAGCTTCATCAAATTCAACATCAAGTTTTATCCCTTGATCACTTAATGCTGGCAACTCCTTCATAAGCACTACGCTTTTGCTCTTTCTTTTAGGGGCAGTACTTTCAGTTGCGGAAGAAGACATGCTGACCTGCATCAAAATTTATTTCTATTGAGACTAGCAACAAATCAGATATAAGAGTAAAACAATGCATGATACTTGGTCTGatatttatttaaataaaaataaactaaGCAGGATAATGTACGTTTAAATGTTGGAGGAAAGTATGAACAAAAGACAAAGAAGTAGACCAATGAAATAGTAATAATGTTAAAATGATGGAGGAAACTCTGAAGGAAAGAACATTCAATAAATTAACGTCAATGGTGTCCTTGCTAAACAGAATGGAACAAGCAAAATGATGaggttacaaaaaaaaaaaacataagcaGGTCTCTTATTTTTACTAAACAGACTGGAAAAAAGTAATTAGCTATTGTTTTTTGGGATAAAAATCATCTCCTATATAAAAAACCATAAGCAGGTCTATTACTCCCATATCCGTTCTTCATGATAATCTTGTAGATAAAAATCATCTACATCGTCAGTAGTGGTAGAAGACGGCAATCCATAACAAAAAGGAGGCAATTCGTCATCCACTTCATCCATGACTTCCTTACCCAAAAACATCTTCTTACCATGAAGAACAATCGACCACTTTTCATCCGTTAGAtctttaatataaaatatttatttgGCCTGATTAGCCATAATGAATGGCTCCGATTTGTATCCTTCACGTGCTAAATCTACCAATGTGAATCCCATCTCATCTACTCGAACACCCTTATTACGATCAACCCACATATAAGGGAAAACAGGTATCCTAAACTGAACATAGTCTAGCTCCCAAATTTCATTAATGACCCCAAAATATGGCTGAGCATCATAAGCAGGTGTATTATCTTTAGCACTAGCAACACTCATTGATATGACCATCAAAGCTATTCCACTATTTTGCATAGTACTTCTATCATCTTGAGCCTTAGTGTAAAATGAATACCCATTGATGTCATAACCTCGATAAGATAGGACGTGTAAACCAGGTCCATAGGTTAACCACCTTACTTCCTCCGATACTTTCTCACGGTCGTTTTCCAGCTCAATATCTACTTCATTAGTAAACCATTTAAGAAATGATCGATTATGCTCCATTGCTAACCACCTTTCTCCCTTAGAGGATTTTGTGCACTTAGAAGGGTTTGATGCTTCTCTAAATATGGATTTACATCGACCATGTGTTGGAGAATATAGACGTGTGCCTGATCAAGGGTATCTCGATTAATAGTGACTATGGCTTTTCCCAGCGTACCTTGTCCCTCTATTCTTCCTTCGTGTCGAGATGTCGGAAGGCCAATAGATTCAACATCTGTCAGGTAGTCAGTTAAAAACTCTAGCTCCTCTTCCGCCACATACCCCTGAATCATGCACCCTTCTGGCCTATTTTGGTTTCTTACGTAGCCGCCTAAGGGTTTCATATATCACTCAAATGGATACATATTTCTTAAAACTACTGGTCCACAAATTTTAATTTCTCTCACCAAATGTACTACTAGATGCTGCATTATATTGAAAAAGGAAGAAGGAAAAAACATCTCAAGTTCACACATAGTTATAATAACATCTCGTTGTAATGTATTCATGGTATCTGAGTTAACAACTTTGCTAAATATTGCATTGAAAAAATAGCAAAGTGTAGCAATATCTCCTCGAACATCATTAGGCAGAACTCCACGAAGCGCTACTGGAAGTAATTGTTGCattaaagtgtgacaatcatgtgatttCAATCCCACCAGTTTTAACTCTTTCAAAGACAGAAGATTTTTTATGTTCGATGAATAGCCTTGCGGAACCTTCACCCCATGTAAACATTAACACACACTTATTTTCTCATTTCGTGACAAAGTAAAACAAGTTGGGGGTAAATAGGCTCTTGAACCTCTAATTTGTGGTGCTAATTCTGGTCGTCTCTTTTGTGTGACCATATCTTGTCTAACtttaacatcatccttacttTTACCAGGGATGTTGAGAAGTGTGCCAACGAGGCTATCGCACACATTTCTCTCCACGTGCATGACATCAATACAATGTCTCACGGACAAATGTTTTCAATATGGTAAATCCCAGAATATGGACTTCTTTTTGTATAAGGACCCATTACTTGGCTTCTATATGGTTTTCCAAAATTATTTTCAATGTTTTTCACTTTTTCATAAACCTCTCTCCCACTTAAAATCTTTGGAGGGTTTCTAAGTTCTTGTTTCCCATTAAAaggcttcattttttttttctataagGGTGTGAGCGGCGGAGCAATCTTCGATTACAAAGGTACACATTCTTTCCACCATGAACTAAATGATCATAAATTGTATACTCCTCACAAATTGGACACGCTTTAGCCCCTTTCATAGTATAACCAGAGAGGTTGCCGTAAGCCGGGAAATCATTAATGGTGCAAAATACCATGGTACGTAAGTTAAAAGTCTCACCATGATAAGCATCATATACCTCTACCCCTTCATCCCATAATAACTTCAAATCATCGATCAATGGTTCTAGGtaaacatctatatcatttctaGGTTGCTTAGGCCCCGAAATCAGTAGTGACAACATAAGATATTTACGATttatgcataaccaaggagggaGATTATAAATGGTTAGCAAAACCGGCCATGTGCTCCACTGACTACTTAGACTACCAAACGGATTCATACCATCAGTACAAAGTCCAATCCTTAAATTTCTAGCCTCGGATCCAAATTCAGGAAACAAATGATCTATTGTTTTCCACTGTGTTGAATTAGCTGGATGACGAATTTTGTCATCTGAAATTCTACCTTCAACGCGCCAAATTAAGTTTTTTGCATCTTTTACATTTGCAAAAATTCTTTTAAATCTTGGGAAGATACCATAGGATTTTAGCTGCGACCCCtatatttttttggaatttttttgggGCAACTTGTAACGTGAAGCCCCACACTTTGGACATTTGTTTAAATCTTTATAATCTTTTCGATACAAAATGCAATCCTTAGGACATGCATGTATCTTTACATAATTAACTCCCATTGGACACAAAATTTCCTTAGCATCATAGGTACCTTTAGGGAGTTCATTGCCATATGGTAAAATCTCACTCAACAACTGAAGCAAACTTGTGAAACTTTTATCACTCCATCCATTTTTCGCTTTTAAACTATACAATTTTAAAGTTGCAGATAGGCGTGTGAAACTTGAACCTCGGTATACGGGTTTAATTGCATCACCAGCTAGCCTATCAAACATCTCTACTTGTGTTGGGTCTTCAGTGGATTGTTTCAAATCATTAATCAAATCGTCTCCTCGATCATAATTTTCATCAAAATCATCTCTCTCAAAGTCCCTATCATCCTCTAAATTACTACACAAGGTAGGCAACACATCCTCCCCATGCCAAATCCACCTTGTATAACGTTTTTCAATACCATTAGATAAGAGGTGACTTTTCAATTCTTCAGAATCAAGATACACATTATTCCCACATTATTCCCACATTTAACACATGGACAATAAATTTCTTCAACATTCTCCGCATTATTAATAGCATGTCTAACAAAATGTTCAACCCCTTTCCTATATCTAGGGTCCAAACGATCATCAAACATCCATTCACGATCCATATTCCCAATCTCCGTATATATTCAAGATCTACTGCAATAGTTTATAAGGTTAAAAGGTTATTATTGTAAAGTTCGGGACGAATAATTCGAATCTCATTCATTAATCAGCTACATACTTAACATCTACTCCATAATTAACAATCCACTGAAGACCCAACTACATACTGCATACGGTAACAGCTCACCCAAAGCTTGTTCCAATCAAGAATACAACTCAGATGCAAAGTTGAACCTGTAGAAGCGATTTACTGATAATTCCGCTATAGTTTAGACAACTTATGTGGACTGTCAAAAAGTGCAAATGAAGCGATATTAGTGATTGCTTCAACCCGGATTTTATTATAAACCACCATCCTCATCTTCATTTCAAATAATTAATAGGTATTAGCATAAACTCCCAATTTGATTATCAAAACCCCGATTTTATTAAGCATAAACCCCAATTTTATTATAAACCCATAATTCATTCTTCAATCACAATTAAAAACATATCAAATAAAATGACAAAATTCAGAAATGCATGCagtaaattaatcaaattaaccaAAAATTAAGTCTTTAGTAAAAAGACGAAAAATACCTAATGATGGTGAGGGGTAACAGTGCGAGATGACATTGCCGACAAGCACCTAGTGGTTGAGGAGCGCCTGGTGGTTGAGGAGCGCCTGGGGGAGACGATCGCCTGGTGGTGGTTTGGTTTTTTGATGAATTTGTTCGCCTTATGATGGAGTAAGAGTGCGGTATGAGGGTTATTAGCTAATAGGGTTATAAGATATAATAATTGATGGTGTGTACATCGGTTATATTATAAGTCATTTTTTTTGTACTCGAAATTATAAGTGATCTGGCGGTGAGGCAAATATTTTTCGCGCCTATAATTTTCACTGTAGATGTACATCGGTTAAATGTTATATACGATGTACTTGACTATTATATAGACATGGGTTTTATTAATGTCCCATGTCCATTAAAATCAAAAATAATGGACATATGTTTTCTAACGC from Silene latifolia isolate original U9 population chromosome 3, ASM4854445v1, whole genome shotgun sequence harbors:
- the LOC141649472 gene encoding uncharacterized protein LOC141649472 — its product is MDREWMFDDRLDPRYRKGVEHFVRHAINNAENVEEIYCPCVKCGNNVGIMWIWHGEDVLPTLCSNLEDDRDFERDDFDENYDRGDDLINDLKQSTEDPTQVEMFDRLAGDAIKPVYRGSSFTRLSATLKLYSLKAKNGWSDKSFTSLLQLLSEILPYGNELPKGRISDDKIRHPANSTQWKTIDHLFPEFGSEARNLRIGLCTDGMNPFGSLSSQWSTWPVLLTIYNLPPWLCINRKYLMLSLLISGPKQPRNDIDVYLEPLIDDLKLLWDEGVEVYDAYHGETFNLRTMVFCTINDFPAYGNLSGYTMKGAKACPICEEYTIYDHLVHGGKNVYLCGYVRNQNRPEGCMIQGYVAEEELEFLTDYLTDVESIGLPTSRHEGRIEGQGTLGKAIVTINRDTLDQAHVYILQHMVDVNPYLEKHQTLLSAQNPLREKGG